One region of Verrucomicrobiota bacterium genomic DNA includes:
- a CDS encoding beta-xylosidase, whose product MIEAVTFWNEPNNKSHWDFEVDPEWLKFSRMVEAASKAVREVNSDLTQVLGGTSPIDPQFALRLKGQGVLDLLDAFGVHGFPLDWNHWQINEWPERIKAVAEVIDPAIWVTEVGVSTFGADEVQVFGLERTANLLRGCVPKIFWYSLFDLPKAWPATTRHRESEGSAYYRHFYMGLVREDGTEKPAYDLFRRFTPDLGVCQWFHFQDHRLDEAVIRLKELGVRDLRTGLSWADSFRPQALDWFDRQMEALQDFNLTITFCFTPEHLGEVPHHTSAPKDLQTFATFCSEMVARYAPRRPFQVALQATGAAASGV is encoded by the coding sequence ATGATCGAAGCAGTCACCTTCTGGAACGAGCCTAACAACAAGTCGCATTGGGATTTCGAGGTTGACCCTGAGTGGCTTAAGTTCTCGAGGATGGTCGAGGCTGCTTCGAAGGCCGTCCGCGAGGTTAATTCGGACCTGACCCAGGTGCTCGGCGGCACCTCACCCATCGATCCTCAGTTTGCGTTACGGTTAAAGGGCCAGGGCGTCCTGGACCTTCTGGACGCATTCGGCGTACACGGTTTCCCGCTCGACTGGAACCATTGGCAGATCAACGAATGGCCGGAGCGCATCAAGGCCGTCGCGGAGGTTATCGATCCGGCCATCTGGGTCACCGAGGTGGGGGTCTCAACCTTCGGCGCCGACGAGGTGCAGGTGTTCGGCCTGGAGCGAACCGCGAACCTGTTGCGCGGCTGCGTGCCGAAGATTTTCTGGTACAGCCTGTTCGACCTGCCGAAAGCATGGCCGGCCACCACCCGTCACCGTGAGTCGGAAGGGTCCGCTTATTACCGCCATTTCTACATGGGATTGGTGCGCGAGGACGGTACGGAAAAGCCGGCTTACGACCTGTTCCGGCGGTTTACTCCCGATCTCGGTGTCTGCCAATGGTTCCATTTCCAGGACCACCGGCTGGATGAAGCCGTTATCCGGCTGAAGGAATTGGGCGTCAGGGATCTGCGGACCGGGCTGAGTTGGGCCGATTCATTCCGTCCCCAGGCCCTGGACTGGTTCGACCGGCAGATGGAAGCGCTCCAGGACTTCAACCTCACGATCACATTCTGTTTCACCCCCGAACACCTGGGCGAGGTTCCGCACCACACCAGCGCGCCGAAAGACCTGCAAACCTTCGCGACGTTCTGCTCGGAAATGGTCGCCCGCTACGCGCCGAGAAGGCCTTTTCAGGTTGCGCTCCAGGCGACCGGCGCTGCCGCGTCAGGCGTATAA
- a CDS encoding DUF4142 domain-containing protein, with protein MKKTILTTALTICFAALGLAAQGLTGEEQKFVLKAAKSDETEITLSKLALQKSNDPQIKQFAEMMVTDHTKSTSLLKPIAARHNVAIPENPGPANDAKYRTLEGKSGKAFDKAYMQTMVADHQSTLQAFQSASGKVQDAKLKEFVATVEPIVKHHLDMAQQLSHGEKASKM; from the coding sequence ATGAAAAAGACAATCTTAACAACGGCCCTTACCATCTGTTTTGCTGCGCTCGGTCTAGCTGCACAAGGTCTGACGGGGGAAGAGCAGAAGTTCGTGCTCAAGGCGGCGAAGAGCGATGAGACGGAAATTACACTCTCTAAGTTGGCTCTGCAGAAGAGCAACGATCCGCAGATCAAGCAGTTTGCGGAGATGATGGTCACCGACCATACCAAGTCGACCTCCCTTTTGAAGCCGATCGCAGCGCGCCACAACGTGGCGATACCTGAAAACCCGGGTCCGGCGAACGATGCGAAGTACCGGACGTTGGAAGGCAAGTCAGGCAAAGCCTTCGACAAGGCGTATATGCAGACGATGGTTGCTGACCATCAAAGTACTCTCCAGGCGTTTCAGAGTGCGTCCGGCAAAGTCCAGGACGCGAAACTGAAGGAATTTGTCGCAACCGTTGAGCCCATCGTGAAGCATCACCTCGACATGGCCCAACAGCTCAGCCACGGCGAGAAAGCTTCCAAGATGTAG
- a CDS encoding nucleotidyltransferase family protein gives MWGIIPAAGEGKRIQPLAFSKELLPVGATLAASSRNAPRAVSDFIVERMACGGVHTISFVISPYKTDILRYHGAGRDNVRYVYHVQGTPNGLCDAVFCPAPLIPAAETVLIGLPDTVWFPMDGYRQLPDGTLSFLLFPVQSPWNFDVVNTAENDEVQSIQVKDPQARNPWIWGAIKMPGHVYHALHQLWERRRRMDEYLGTLVNEWLAQGEKAVGIRAGTQYLDVGTIEGFHQACGLLGANHQPSPASTVTQGPELTEHAPR, from the coding sequence ATGTGGGGCATCATTCCAGCTGCAGGCGAAGGTAAACGCATCCAGCCATTGGCTTTTTCCAAAGAGTTACTGCCGGTCGGCGCCACGTTAGCTGCCTCGTCACGTAATGCGCCCCGTGCGGTCAGCGACTTCATTGTCGAACGCATGGCGTGCGGGGGCGTTCACACCATCTCGTTTGTGATTTCCCCTTACAAAACCGATATTCTCCGTTACCACGGCGCGGGCCGGGACAACGTGCGTTACGTCTATCACGTGCAAGGGACGCCTAACGGGTTATGCGACGCAGTCTTCTGCCCCGCACCACTGATCCCGGCAGCCGAAACGGTACTCATCGGATTACCCGATACCGTTTGGTTCCCGATGGATGGTTATCGCCAGCTTCCTGACGGCACGCTCTCCTTTCTGCTTTTCCCGGTGCAGTCGCCGTGGAATTTCGACGTGGTTAATACCGCTGAGAACGACGAAGTGCAAAGCATTCAGGTGAAAGATCCGCAAGCGCGTAATCCATGGATCTGGGGGGCGATCAAAATGCCGGGGCACGTCTACCACGCGCTGCACCAGTTGTGGGAGCGGCGCCGGCGCATGGATGAGTACCTTGGCACGCTGGTCAATGAATGGCTGGCCCAGGGTGAGAAGGCGGTTGGAATCCGGGCCGGGACGCAATATCTCGACGTGGGGACGATCGAAGGTTTTCACCAGGCATGCGGCCTGTTGGGCGCTAACCATCAACCCTCGCCCGCGTCGACGGTGACCCAAGGCCCTGAATTGACGGAGCATGCACCGAGGTAG
- a CDS encoding TIGR04290 family methyltransferase, translating into MDTVKSDPEVVRQEIERLGDWFQNFHLGEVQTAPLHPLGDYPAIKWNGFRSAVPERLEGASVLDIGCNAGFYSFEMKKRGAGRVVGIDTDDRYLRQAEFMAGQLGLEVEFKQLSVYDVGELGESFDYVLFLGVLYHLRYPLLALDLIRKHVAHDVLLVQSMLRGSPEVLPLEKDYTFWQTGIFDQPGYPHLHFVEHSYAGDWTNWWIPNRACLEGMLRSAGFEPVAHPEPEVFLCKARTQEFFNNDRSSHLLERA; encoded by the coding sequence ATGGATACGGTTAAGAGTGATCCCGAAGTGGTGCGTCAGGAAATCGAGCGCCTTGGGGATTGGTTTCAGAACTTTCATTTAGGCGAAGTCCAGACGGCGCCGCTCCACCCCCTGGGCGATTATCCCGCCATCAAGTGGAACGGATTCCGAAGCGCGGTGCCCGAGCGGCTCGAGGGCGCGTCCGTGCTGGACATCGGCTGCAACGCCGGCTTTTACAGCTTCGAGATGAAAAAGCGGGGGGCCGGCCGGGTGGTGGGCATCGACACGGACGACCGCTACCTGCGGCAGGCTGAGTTCATGGCCGGCCAACTGGGGCTCGAGGTCGAGTTCAAACAGCTCTCCGTCTACGACGTGGGAGAACTTGGGGAGTCTTTCGATTACGTTCTCTTTCTGGGCGTGCTTTATCACCTGCGTTACCCGCTGCTGGCGCTGGACCTGATCCGCAAGCACGTCGCTCACGACGTGTTGCTGGTGCAATCCATGCTGCGTGGGTCCCCCGAGGTGCTGCCGCTGGAAAAGGATTACACCTTTTGGCAAACCGGGATTTTTGATCAGCCGGGCTACCCGCACCTCCATTTCGTCGAGCATTCCTATGCAGGTGACTGGACCAACTGGTGGATCCCGAACCGGGCCTGCCTCGAAGGGATGCTGCGCAGCGCCGGTTTCGAGCCGGTGGCGCATCCCGAGCCGGAAGTCTTTCTCTGCAAAGCCCGTACCCAAGAATTTTTCAACAATGATCGAAGCAGTCACCTTCTGGAACGAGCCTAA
- a CDS encoding UdgX family uracil-DNA binding protein (This protein belongs to the uracil DNA glycosylase superfamily, members of which act in excision repair of DNA. However, it belongs more specifically to UdgX branch, whose founding member was found to bind uracil in DNA (where it does not belong), without cleaving it, appears to promote DNA repair by a pathway involving RecA, rather than base excision.), producing MSGESGLFGATDDDHPEMPSSLEELRAAARTCRNCDLWERATQTVFGEGPVTARVILVGEQPGDHEDVKGKPFVGPAGKLLDEALAQAKIDRSLTYVTNAVKHFKWEPLGKRRLHKKPNAKEIAACQPWLLTEIKLIKPDVLVCLGATAAGSLFGSKVKVSTHRGRLFESDYAPQNLVTIHPSAILRVPDPRLKEAEFARLVEDLTLVSQHLKGNHPQIDAD from the coding sequence ATGAGTGGTGAGTCAGGTCTGTTTGGTGCCACGGACGACGATCACCCGGAGATGCCGTCAAGTCTGGAGGAGCTCCGGGCGGCGGCTCGGACTTGCCGAAACTGCGACCTGTGGGAGCGGGCCACCCAGACCGTCTTCGGGGAAGGACCGGTCACGGCGCGGGTGATCCTGGTGGGCGAGCAGCCGGGAGATCATGAAGACGTAAAGGGCAAACCGTTTGTCGGGCCTGCCGGCAAACTGCTCGATGAAGCGCTCGCGCAAGCGAAAATCGACCGCTCGTTAACCTACGTAACGAATGCAGTTAAACATTTTAAATGGGAACCGCTCGGTAAACGGCGCTTGCACAAAAAACCGAATGCGAAGGAAATTGCGGCCTGCCAGCCCTGGCTGTTGACGGAAATCAAGCTGATCAAACCGGACGTCCTGGTCTGCCTGGGGGCCACCGCCGCAGGTTCGCTCTTCGGCTCCAAGGTAAAGGTTTCAACCCACCGAGGACGGCTCTTCGAGAGCGATTACGCCCCGCAGAACCTGGTCACCATTCACCCCTCGGCAATCCTCCGCGTGCCGGATCCACGGCTAAAGGAAGCCGAATTCGCGCGTCTGGTCGAGGACCTGACGCTGGTGAGCCAACACCTCAAAGGTAATCATCCGCAGATTGACGCCGATTAA
- a CDS encoding ADP-heptose--LPS heptosyltransferase: protein MSPLIRMDHQALQEEVGRLWWQHAMAGDLEQAWRQSDRLLHARVDLSHLPRFFRPIWDGRPLSGADVWLKCWRGLGDAIHYIRYAAPVRARCTRLIVEAPDELHRLFAKVPGIDELVVIDEGRRIGPEFVQIESTELPYALRTTLASIPQTVPYLWTEPAGRVPNDGHRNVGLCWAGGDYDARRHVPLAALAPLQNVPGIRFWQLQRGPALAQIAQAGFRFENLGDETMDVSATGSLVAELDLVITIDSMVAHLAGASAKPVWTLLHAEADWRWFRDRDDSPWYPTMRLYRQTVAGEWRDVIERTAADLQKMPEMTVSVGCRVSGKVRSSERLRPTGP from the coding sequence ATGTCGCCTCTCATCCGCATGGACCATCAGGCACTCCAGGAGGAAGTCGGCCGTCTCTGGTGGCAGCATGCCATGGCCGGGGACCTCGAGCAAGCCTGGCGGCAAAGTGACCGCCTCCTGCATGCCCGCGTCGACCTGTCGCACCTGCCCCGGTTTTTCCGCCCGATCTGGGACGGGCGCCCGCTCTCAGGCGCAGACGTCTGGCTTAAATGCTGGCGCGGGCTGGGCGACGCAATCCATTACATCCGCTACGCGGCCCCCGTGCGTGCGCGCTGCACCCGGCTGATCGTTGAGGCCCCGGACGAATTGCACCGGCTGTTCGCGAAGGTGCCGGGAATTGATGAGCTTGTCGTGATCGACGAAGGGCGACGGATCGGCCCGGAGTTTGTCCAGATCGAATCCACGGAGTTGCCGTATGCCCTGCGGACCACCCTGGCGTCGATCCCGCAGACCGTACCTTACCTCTGGACAGAACCGGCCGGCCGGGTGCCGAACGACGGGCATCGAAATGTCGGCTTGTGCTGGGCCGGAGGCGATTACGACGCCCGCCGCCACGTGCCCCTGGCCGCGTTGGCGCCCCTGCAGAATGTGCCGGGAATCCGCTTCTGGCAGCTGCAGCGTGGCCCGGCCCTTGCACAAATCGCTCAAGCCGGATTCAGGTTTGAGAACCTCGGGGATGAAACCATGGACGTCTCCGCGACCGGTTCCCTTGTGGCCGAACTCGACCTGGTGATCACCATCGATTCGATGGTGGCCCATTTGGCAGGCGCTTCGGCAAAACCAGTCTGGACCTTGCTGCATGCAGAAGCCGATTGGCGTTGGTTCCGGGATCGGGACGACAGCCCGTGGTACCCGACGATGCGCCTCTATCGCCAAACAGTGGCCGGAGAATGGCGGGACGTGATCGAACGCACCGCCGCGGACCTGCAGAAAATGCCAGAAATGACAGTGAGTGTCGGGTGTCGGGTGTCGGGTAAAGTTCGAAGTTCGGAGCGGCTTCGCCCCACGGGTCCTTAA
- a CDS encoding glycosyltransferase, whose protein sequence is MLNVAFPFAPAGPDAVGGAEQILSRLDHALVETGHHSLVLAADGSRAQGMLTEVSHPKGLIDDSVRVAHYRRYAGVLNALIERHRPQVVHLHGVDFDRYLPEPGVPVLVTLHLPYTFYHVDFNAVSRPCTYLHCVSETQRATFPPLPNLLPTIENGVPLTITTPCRNRDAYAVCLSRIAPEKNVHAALDAAKSAGVPLFLGGEVYSYREHQRYYEEEVAPRLDEYRRFLGPLDEKSKFSLLRRARCLLQPSLAAETSSLVAMEALASGTPVIAYPSGALPTLIEHGRTGFLVHDVQEMAEAIGRVSRIDPADCLSAAATRFDLARMLQRYFDTYADLANGRVRIHAPSASSFEG, encoded by the coding sequence GTGCTGAACGTGGCGTTCCCGTTCGCGCCCGCCGGCCCGGACGCTGTCGGGGGTGCCGAACAGATCCTCAGCCGCCTCGATCACGCCCTGGTCGAGACCGGTCACCACTCTTTGGTGCTTGCGGCGGATGGATCCCGCGCCCAAGGCATGCTCACCGAGGTATCGCACCCAAAGGGGTTGATTGATGACTCCGTTCGCGTTGCCCACTACCGGCGGTACGCCGGGGTTCTCAATGCACTCATCGAACGGCACCGGCCACAGGTGGTTCATCTCCACGGGGTTGATTTTGATCGTTACCTGCCTGAGCCCGGTGTTCCGGTGCTGGTGACCCTGCACCTGCCGTACACGTTCTACCACGTCGATTTCAATGCTGTCAGCCGGCCGTGCACGTACCTGCACTGCGTGTCCGAAACGCAGCGCGCCACGTTTCCGCCATTACCAAATCTGCTGCCCACCATCGAAAACGGGGTGCCGTTGACTATCACAACGCCCTGCCGCAACCGCGATGCTTACGCCGTCTGCCTTAGCCGGATTGCCCCGGAGAAAAACGTGCACGCCGCTCTGGATGCCGCCAAATCCGCGGGCGTCCCGCTTTTTCTCGGCGGCGAGGTTTACTCCTACCGCGAACATCAAAGGTACTATGAGGAGGAGGTGGCGCCGCGCCTGGATGAATACCGGAGGTTTCTCGGTCCGCTGGACGAAAAGTCCAAGTTTTCCCTGCTGCGGCGTGCCCGCTGCCTGCTTCAGCCAAGCCTGGCGGCCGAAACGAGTTCCCTGGTCGCCATGGAAGCGTTGGCCAGCGGAACGCCCGTGATCGCCTATCCTTCAGGTGCGTTGCCAACCTTGATCGAGCACGGACGCACGGGTTTCCTCGTCCATGACGTTCAGGAAATGGCCGAAGCCATCGGCCGGGTCAGCCGTATCGATCCGGCTGACTGTCTGTCCGCAGCCGCAACCCGTTTCGACCTCGCTCGCATGCTTCAGCGCTACTTCGATACCTACGCGGACCTGGCAAACGGCCGGGTCCGGATTCATGCCCCGTCTGCCTCTTCCTTTGAGGGATGA
- a CDS encoding GNAT family N-acetyltransferase, whose translation MIPANRHRVEILDQIAPLEDLVEPWTELWSCARFATPFQHPAWILAFYRELAIPEPRILAAWQGPRLKVLAPFYLWRTADGPASLILAGNGVSDYLDALVRPGAEPCAAEAIRVFMARSGSEWTTADFRDLDPQASLCLLPWPGAVSDAKLPEEGCPRLALGSRRLDDALATASKRLRRDLERARRKLDDEGLLEVSVAGPDTLISDYAELVALHTARWQTAGGPGIFGADYHRRFFRAAFAGLMRAGLLRLFVIRLNGEPIAATCGFLHHGHYYHFIAGYDPRWSHLSLGSFAVYVALRAAVNEGAACFDFLRGKEAYKYRWGARDHQTYRRQLRVAGNG comes from the coding sequence ATGATCCCCGCGAACCGGCACCGGGTAGAAATTCTCGACCAGATTGCCCCCTTGGAGGACCTGGTCGAGCCATGGACCGAGCTGTGGAGTTGCGCCCGGTTTGCAACGCCGTTCCAGCACCCGGCCTGGATCCTGGCGTTCTACCGGGAGTTGGCCATCCCGGAACCTCGGATCCTGGCGGCCTGGCAGGGTCCGCGACTCAAGGTGCTGGCGCCGTTTTATCTGTGGAGAACCGCAGACGGTCCGGCGAGCCTCATCCTGGCCGGAAACGGCGTGTCGGATTACCTGGACGCGCTCGTTCGGCCGGGCGCGGAACCGTGCGCCGCTGAAGCGATCCGCGTTTTCATGGCCCGATCCGGCTCGGAATGGACGACGGCTGATTTCCGTGACCTTGATCCTCAAGCCTCTCTGTGCCTTCTGCCCTGGCCGGGAGCGGTTTCAGACGCGAAATTGCCCGAGGAAGGTTGTCCGCGCCTGGCGTTAGGGTCGAGACGCCTCGATGACGCGCTCGCGACGGCCTCCAAACGGCTCCGTCGCGACCTTGAGCGCGCACGACGCAAACTGGACGACGAAGGACTGCTCGAGGTTTCCGTAGCCGGCCCTGACACGCTGATTTCGGATTACGCGGAGTTAGTCGCGCTTCACACTGCGAGATGGCAAACCGCGGGAGGGCCCGGCATTTTCGGGGCCGATTATCACCGGCGTTTTTTTCGGGCCGCTTTCGCCGGACTGATGCGCGCGGGCCTCCTCCGTCTTTTCGTGATCCGGTTGAATGGCGAACCGATCGCGGCTACCTGCGGCTTCCTGCACCACGGGCACTATTACCATTTCATCGCCGGTTATGACCCGCGCTGGTCTCACCTGAGCCTGGGCAGTTTTGCCGTGTACGTCGCGTTGCGAGCCGCGGTAAACGAAGGGGCCGCGTGCTTCGACTTCTTAAGGGGCAAAGAAGCCTACAAATACCGTTGGGGCGCACGCGATCACCAGACGTACCGGAGACAGTTACGAGTGGCGGGTAACGGGTAA
- a CDS encoding glycosyltransferase yields the protein MHVSIFGLTISSSWGNGHATLWRGLCRGLAERGHQVTFFERDVPYYAQHRDLQHWPDGELQLYPSWEQLVPIARERLARSGAVIITSFCPDANPALELAETYPGLKKAFYDMDTPVTLQSLAEGKEVAYLPPDGLRRYDTVLSFTGGPVLNALVERLRARDVHVLFGHADPEVHRPVALNAAYRSDLSYLGTFAADRQPALERLFVAPAKQCVEKKFLLAGSLYPATFPWTPNIYFIPHLAPPDHPAFFSSSALTLNVTRRAMAENGYCPPGRLFEAAACGAPILSDVWDGLERFFLPGKEILLAETTEDVLAVLSLPPASLQQIGEAGRLRVLKEHTSQARARDLEQILFA from the coding sequence ATGCACGTTTCGATTTTCGGCCTCACGATCTCGTCTTCCTGGGGAAACGGGCACGCTACGCTCTGGCGGGGTCTCTGCCGCGGTTTGGCGGAGCGCGGACATCAGGTTACTTTCTTTGAACGTGACGTACCGTACTACGCGCAGCACCGTGATCTGCAGCACTGGCCCGATGGAGAACTTCAGCTTTACCCATCCTGGGAACAGCTTGTTCCAATAGCGCGGGAGCGCCTGGCGCGTTCCGGCGCGGTTATCATCACTTCGTTCTGTCCTGACGCCAATCCGGCCCTGGAATTGGCGGAGACGTACCCCGGCCTAAAGAAGGCGTTTTACGACATGGATACGCCGGTTACGCTGCAAAGCCTGGCCGAAGGTAAAGAGGTGGCTTACCTGCCGCCGGACGGTCTTCGTCGGTATGATACGGTGCTGAGTTTCACGGGGGGCCCGGTCCTCAACGCGCTGGTTGAGCGCCTGAGGGCGCGCGACGTTCACGTCCTTTTCGGCCACGCTGACCCCGAGGTGCATCGTCCGGTAGCCCTCAACGCCGCCTACCGTTCGGACCTGTCTTACCTGGGTACGTTTGCCGCCGACCGCCAGCCCGCCTTGGAGCGTCTCTTTGTGGCGCCGGCGAAACAATGCGTCGAAAAGAAATTCCTGCTGGCCGGCTCGCTCTACCCGGCTACGTTTCCCTGGACACCGAACATTTATTTTATTCCCCACCTCGCGCCGCCGGATCACCCGGCGTTTTTCAGCTCTTCGGCGCTTACTCTGAACGTGACCCGCCGCGCCATGGCGGAAAACGGCTATTGCCCACCAGGCAGGCTGTTCGAGGCGGCCGCGTGCGGGGCGCCGATCCTGTCCGACGTGTGGGATGGGCTGGAACGATTCTTCCTGCCGGGTAAAGAGATCCTTCTGGCCGAGACGACCGAGGATGTGCTTGCCGTCCTGAGCCTTCCACCGGCAAGCTTGCAACAAATCGGCGAAGCCGGCCGCCTGCGGGTGCTCAAGGAGCACACCTCGCAGGCCCGGGCCCGCGATTTGGAACAGATCCTTTTCGCATAA